One part of the Moorena sp. SIOASIH genome encodes these proteins:
- a CDS encoding NifU family protein: MALTPENVETVLDEMRPYLMADGGNVELVELDGPTVKLRLQGACGSCPSSTMTLRMGIERRLKEFIPEILEVEQVI; this comes from the coding sequence ATGGCACTCACTCCAGAAAATGTTGAAACAGTCCTGGATGAGATGCGTCCTTACCTGATGGCTGACGGTGGTAATGTGGAGCTAGTTGAGTTAGATGGTCCGACTGTTAAATTAAGACTTCAGGGAGCCTGCGGGTCTTGCCCTAGCTCTACTATGACCCTGAGAATGGGGATTGAGCGCCGCTTAAAGGAATTTATCCCTGAAATCCTTGAAGTGGAGCAAGTAATTTAA
- a CDS encoding EAL domain-containing response regulator, which yields MNKILVIEDEPIIRKKLLTLLRAEGFETISSDNGSSGVKLAQNQQPDLIICDIIIPQLDGYGVLKTLQQHPVTAAIPFIFLSSKADWSDWRMGMRLGADDYLIKPVKRQELLDAIATRLQKRLYQTKRHHLELKKVQAQLNYLLRYDQVTHLPNRLLLEERFNQLLLQRQGRYRRLPVLSLSFEQLNQIHNTLGPVSGDLLLQAVAKRLLGRVGPLDTVAQSGIDKFVILLATTINQTEIAQMAETLIDALSLPFTIGKYEIVLTPRIGIACFGRDALDLNTLITHANRARENAGQKGQKAYEFYIASIGDKSQQALWLELQLRQALQKDELQVHYQPKVNLRTGEIEGAEALIRWYHPELGAISPAKFIPLAEKTGLIVPLGEWVLRKACTQAKLWQTQGLSPVQIAVNLSGHQFNQPNLSDSIVAILKETELEARYLQLELTESTLMENPDHAIATLKELKSRGIQISIDDFGTGYCSLSYLRLFPFDVLKIDRSFVCQLTEDVKNEAITTAILQMAHSLKLKVVAEGVETASQLKFLCGHKCDEIQGYWFSPPLSAPTFTELLSTGKRLSLSSLG from the coding sequence ATGAATAAGATTCTCGTAATCGAAGACGAGCCCATAATTCGGAAGAAGCTACTCACCCTGCTCAGAGCAGAAGGGTTCGAGACGATTAGTAGTGACAACGGTAGCAGTGGAGTCAAACTTGCTCAAAACCAGCAGCCAGATTTAATTATTTGTGATATCATCATCCCTCAGCTAGATGGTTATGGTGTTTTAAAAACTCTGCAGCAACATCCCGTAACTGCTGCGATTCCCTTTATTTTCCTCAGCTCTAAAGCTGACTGGTCAGATTGGCGTATGGGGATGAGGTTAGGGGCTGATGATTATCTGATCAAGCCTGTTAAGCGCCAGGAATTGCTAGATGCGATCGCTACTCGACTACAAAAACGACTTTATCAGACCAAGCGCCATCATCTTGAACTGAAAAAAGTGCAAGCTCAACTGAACTACCTACTTCGTTATGACCAGGTTACTCACTTACCGAACCGACTTTTGCTAGAAGAGCGATTTAATCAACTACTGCTCCAACGACAGGGACGTTATCGTCGTCTGCCAGTGCTGTCTTTAAGCTTTGAGCAACTTAACCAGATCCACAATACCCTAGGCCCTGTTAGTGGTGATTTGTTACTTCAGGCAGTGGCCAAACGACTTCTTGGTAGGGTTGGACCTTTGGATACAGTGGCTCAGTCAGGGATAGATAAATTTGTAATCTTGCTAGCTACTACAATTAACCAGACAGAGATCGCCCAAATGGCGGAAACACTGATCGATGCTCTATCCTTACCCTTTACTATAGGAAAATATGAGATTGTCCTGACCCCTAGAATCGGCATCGCCTGCTTTGGTAGGGATGCCCTTGATCTAAATACCCTGATCACCCATGCCAACCGAGCCAGAGAAAATGCTGGACAAAAAGGACAGAAGGCTTACGAATTTTATATTGCCTCAATTGGTGACAAATCCCAACAAGCCCTATGGCTAGAATTACAATTGCGCCAAGCATTGCAAAAGGATGAACTTCAAGTTCACTATCAGCCCAAAGTAAATCTGAGAACTGGAGAAATCGAGGGAGCAGAAGCCTTAATCCGTTGGTATCATCCAGAATTGGGAGCAATCTCTCCAGCTAAATTCATTCCCCTAGCTGAAAAAACTGGTTTGATTGTGCCTCTAGGAGAGTGGGTACTGCGCAAAGCCTGTACCCAAGCAAAACTCTGGCAAACTCAAGGCTTGTCCCCAGTACAAATCGCTGTAAATTTATCGGGACATCAGTTTAATCAACCCAATCTCAGTGACTCCATCGTAGCAATTCTTAAAGAAACGGAACTTGAAGCGAGATATTTGCAATTAGAATTAACCGAAAGTACCCTGATGGAGAATCCAGACCATGCGATCGCTACCTTAAAAGAGTTAAAGTCCCGTGGTATTCAGATCTCTATTGATGATTTTGGAACCGGTTACTGTTCTCTGAGCTATCTGAGACTATTTCCCTTTGATGTGTTAAAAATTGACCGTTCTTTCGTTTGCCAACTTACAGAGGATGTCAAAAACGAAGCCATTACGACTGCGATTTTGCAAATGGCTCACAGTCTCAAGTTGAAGGTGGTGGCGGAAGGGGTGGAGACAGCTAGCCAACTGAAATTCTTGTGTGGTCATAAGTGTGATGAAATTCAGGGTTATTGGTTCAGTCCTCCATTATCGGCTCCAACCTTCACAGAATTGCTTAGTACTGGTAAAAGGCTTTCACTCTCTTCTCTGGGATAA
- a CDS encoding OmpA family protein, with protein sequence MNPNLITSALKSEVSLKISKKNHYYSSLIPGCINKKETPRLIKKNQYIPRLLSTLDLKEFIHTVPFYLLPFAFCLLPFALIRPALAQPTRSPLKVVVNSNQDGSVKPDNNLTLREAINLINGTLTLDQLSPTEKAQVESLSSPARSKIEFNLPAQQTTIRLVEHLPPIATAGVIVDGTTQPGYNRGQSATAEIEIPVPLVAITPAETVDIFQGLTIINDDVTIKGLSIYGFKGQHQATVISTPADILISHRLPPHYDGQFAADKPPQSVIIENTWLGIPPDESMPSTMSAFGVWVFSGTGVTIRRNRIANHDGSGIITSEQARELKITENIIVGNGMAGMPDAIRLEGTIENTTIDSNLICGNDGSGVYLFKPTGAVSIRNNQIKYNGHRLRRAAIYLMGDDHQVIGNQITNQAGPGVVVAAKPKSDRNIIQDNQFAALEGLSIDLVTRNHTGARHYQVGDGPNPKRDSPNRRRDTGNNAVNTPRWLAVEFFQRDGQVSLDGLADPGAQVDIYLVDQVSPKTPGYGPLSRKIATAEADQDGKFGISLSNVQPGDYLSAIATHPDYGTSEPAVTVVVRALDDQGNSIETRSATTLPKTAKPQCTSRPVARVPVQPQSPQIPEPLVLKVPRVIHFALDQSRISPRTAAVLNQIARVLQEYPFMTIDIQGHTDFRATVEYNQALGWRRAKAARDYLLRLGVGPERMTIRSFGESQLKTTGTTSVNHARNRRVEFIFQDVRGLDIILVEQEEDLQVE encoded by the coding sequence ATGAATCCAAATCTAATTACTTCGGCTTTAAAGTCAGAAGTCTCCCTAAAAATCTCAAAAAAAAATCATTACTATTCTAGTTTAATTCCAGGTTGTATTAATAAAAAAGAAACCCCTAGACTTATCAAAAAAAACCAGTATATACCTAGATTATTATCAACCCTAGACTTAAAAGAGTTCATCCATACTGTTCCCTTTTACCTTTTGCCTTTTGCCTTTTGCCTTTTGCCTTTTGCCTTGATTCGCCCAGCCCTAGCCCAACCAACACGATCACCTCTAAAAGTCGTCGTCAATAGCAACCAAGATGGTTCAGTAAAACCAGACAATAACTTAACCCTGAGGGAAGCTATTAACCTGATCAACGGCACATTAACTCTAGACCAACTTAGTCCCACAGAAAAAGCTCAAGTAGAATCCCTAAGTTCCCCAGCACGGTCAAAAATAGAGTTTAATTTACCTGCCCAGCAAACCACTATTCGTTTGGTAGAACACTTGCCTCCCATCGCGACTGCTGGAGTAATCGTAGACGGCACAACCCAACCTGGCTATAACCGAGGTCAATCAGCTACCGCCGAGATTGAAATCCCGGTTCCATTGGTGGCAATTACCCCAGCGGAAACTGTAGACATTTTTCAAGGTTTGACAATTATTAATGATGATGTTACAATAAAGGGTTTAAGTATATATGGATTTAAGGGTCAGCACCAAGCAACTGTTATCTCAACACCAGCAGACATATTGATTTCCCATCGGCTGCCACCCCACTACGACGGTCAGTTTGCTGCCGACAAACCTCCCCAATCGGTGATTATAGAAAACACTTGGCTAGGTATACCCCCGGATGAGAGTATGCCATCAACCATGTCAGCTTTTGGGGTATGGGTGTTTAGTGGCACAGGAGTGACCATCCGGCGTAATCGAATTGCTAATCATGACGGTAGCGGGATTATTACCTCCGAGCAGGCGAGGGAGCTAAAGATTACCGAGAATATCATCGTTGGTAATGGGATGGCTGGGATGCCAGATGCTATTCGTTTAGAGGGTACTATTGAGAATACCACTATTGACTCTAACTTAATTTGCGGCAACGACGGCAGCGGTGTGTATCTATTTAAACCTACCGGTGCTGTCAGCATTCGGAATAATCAGATTAAGTATAATGGGCACCGTTTACGTCGGGCTGCCATATATTTGATGGGAGATGACCATCAAGTGATTGGTAACCAAATCACTAACCAAGCAGGACCAGGAGTGGTGGTTGCTGCTAAGCCAAAAAGCGATCGCAATATCATCCAAGATAATCAATTTGCGGCTCTAGAAGGGCTGAGCATTGACCTAGTAACTAGAAACCATACCGGAGCCAGACATTATCAAGTGGGTGATGGACCAAACCCTAAGCGAGACTCTCCTAACCGTAGGCGAGACACTGGGAATAATGCTGTGAATACACCTCGGTGGTTAGCGGTAGAGTTTTTTCAACGGGATGGTCAGGTGAGTTTGGATGGGTTAGCTGACCCTGGTGCTCAGGTAGATATCTATCTTGTAGACCAGGTTTCCCCAAAAACCCCTGGTTATGGTCCCTTGAGCAGGAAGATTGCTACAGCCGAAGCAGATCAAGACGGGAAGTTTGGGATTAGTCTTAGTAATGTCCAGCCTGGGGATTACCTGAGTGCGATCGCAACTCACCCAGACTACGGTACCTCTGAACCAGCTGTGACTGTAGTAGTGCGTGCTCTTGATGATCAAGGGAATAGTATCGAGACACGGTCAGCAACAACTCTACCGAAGACAGCAAAGCCCCAGTGTACCAGCCGTCCAGTGGCCAGGGTTCCGGTACAACCACAGTCCCCACAAATACCTGAACCCTTGGTGTTGAAGGTACCTAGGGTGATTCATTTTGCCCTTGACCAATCCAGAATTAGTCCGAGAACTGCAGCAGTACTCAACCAGATTGCCAGAGTATTACAAGAGTACCCCTTCATGACCATCGATATCCAGGGACATACAGACTTCCGTGCTACTGTGGAATATAACCAAGCCTTGGGATGGCGGCGGGCAAAGGCAGCACGGGATTACCTGTTGCGTCTGGGAGTTGGGCCAGAACGGATGACTATTCGTTCTTTTGGTGAAAGTCAGCTAAAGACCACAGGAACTACATCAGTAAATCATGCTCGTAATCGTCGGGTGGAGTTTATCTTCCAAGATGTTAGGGGTTTGGACATTATCTTGGTAGAACAGGAGGAAGATTTACAAGTCGAGTAG